A segment of the Solanum lycopersicum chromosome 9, SLM_r2.1 genome:
aatctagtagaaaataaggaaaatactttgaccaatatttaatatatattatttcacaatattaatataaaaaaataacagtatagattttaaatatctaaattatataaatatttaattttataatatttttatttaattagttaatatttttgaCTATATTATTGAACATTTTTAGagttaatattataattatcaaaaacaactttatttttaagacacaaattattttcttattagtGAGCGTTTTACCTccgataatattaataactcctTCAAAAGAGAACCAATCTTTttccccccacccaccccctaaccccacccaccccacccactcactatttatttatttttttccttttcatttttttttcttctctctaaacaaaatcaaaccaaacccttattccatttttttctctttcaatttctcCCTTTTGCTCTCTGTGTGtgaaaaaaacaatgaaaatggAGGATTTGGACCCAACTGCATGTTTCATGGTGGATGATGACCTTCTCAACTTCTCTTTGGAAGATGAAACtgttgaagaagatgatgaaaaaTCAACTATTACTAGCAAAGACCCactttcttattcttcttcgtCTTCAACAAACCCTCTTGTTAGCCTTCTTCCCCACCCTGTAAGTCACTTAAATTTCACTGATTGTTAAGTTTTTTTGTTCGATTTTCACCTTTTATACACTACCCAGAAGTTTTTATGGACCGGAAATGGTGTTTTCCGGTGAGTGAACAAAACTTCCGGGGGTTTGGAGGGTATTTTGTAAATGATGATGAAAAAGGTGGGTGGTTTTGAAACGGTTGTTGAGGGAAGACTGAGAAAGTTGATTGACTGGGTGAAAGTTGAGAGGTGTTTAGAgagaattgaatttttttggacTATTTTGCCCTTGTAACCCTAAGAATCATGGATGAATGACATATGGGGGACTGGtgattaacaaaaaaaagttttttttttggaatttaatttaatttttaattaaaattgggacttttttgttgttgaaagaaatgaaatgtGGGGTTATTTTGGGAATTTTGAAATGTCTACAACATGACTTTATATTGGTTGTCACTATGTTTGAGCTGTACAAATAAATGTGCCATATCAGTTTCAACTTGCATTCCATAATGTACAAAGACATTTTTGCCCCTAACATCAATGATTATTTACACTCCATTTTGTCAAAGTTGTGAATTGTACTAGTTGGAAATATTGactttttgtttccttttagTCGAGTCGAGTGTTTATCGGAAATGACCTATCCACCTCACACAAGTACATTCCTTTTGTTGGAAAATTACATTGTGTAActagttaaaaatatatttttttacattacGTATTGACACCCCTTGACGTCTAGGCGATTTTACTTATCTTTTAGTGGAAATTCGGACTCTACCGGTGCACACACGAGAAAGGTGTAAGGTCGGTGTACAATCCACCCTCTCCAGTCCCCACTTGTGGTGTCTCGCGgtgtatgttgttgttcttgtacTGTGTACAATGTCTTAAGCCTAGTACATAACTAGATTCCTTcctagatattttttatttttcgatatAATCTAAATAATACagttaattgatttttattataagaaaacttgtaaattaaacaattaaattgAAAACTTGTTTGAAATAAGTGGCTTAGTTGAGATTATTATGTATTAACATATTGCATTCTGTAGGAGTGTGTAGAGGAAGAGTTGGAATGGCTGTCAAACAAAGATGCATTTCCAGCGATAGAGTTTGGCATTCTTTCGGAGAACCCGGGTATGGTATTTGATCACCATAGCCCGGTTTCAGTGCTGGAGAATAGTAGCAGCACTAGTCACAGCAGTGGCAATGGTGTTGTTAGTGGAAATGCTTATACGAGCTGCTGCGTCAACTTAAAAGTTCCGGTTAATTACCCTGTTCGTGCACGGAGCAAGAGAAGACGTAGAAGACGGAGAGGTGGATTTGCTGACATGCCAAGCGAGCATTGTCTGCCGGTGACACAACCGAGTTTCAAGAACGTTAAGCAGCGTGAGCCATTGCTTTCTTTACCAATGAATTCAGCTAAGAGTGCTGCTAGCATTGGGAGGAGGTGCCAACACTGTGGAGCCGATAAGACCCCACAATGGCGGGCAGGCCCTCTGGGGCCAAAAACACTGTGTAATGCTTGTGGTGTGCGCTATAAGTCAGGCAGGCTGTTACCAGAGTATCGCCCGGCTAATAGCCCTACTTTCTCGGCTGCTGCGCATTCAAACTCCCACCGGAAGGTTTTGGAGATGAGAAAGCATAAGATTGGTGTGGGAGGAATGTTGATTCATGAAGCTTGTGGATATAGGGTAGGACAGTAGTGAGTCATCTGCAGCGTCTTTTCagatatttttcttcatttactATAGTTAGCATAGACTATAGGTTTTTGTTGTAATGGTCTTGATGGTCGGTGATTTGCTTTGGTTTTCCATCAAAATCCACTAGGAATTTTGAACTAGTTTGTTTTATTATATGCTTTTAAGATAGAAATCCAGAAAGAAGAGCTCCTAACAAAgatttggttgtttttttaatccttcCTTCTTACCTCTGTCATTTGCATGGATTGGAAATGATACATTTTTGAATCTTGAGAATGATGTTTGTGGCAGTTGCTGGGAATGTACTTGCTAAGCAGTTTTAACAGTTGCAGAAGGTGGTGTTCGCTCGAGATGGAGGTATTGAAGTTTACAGTGTTCTAATTGTTTCAGGGGTTTGATCATCTTGCTTTGGTTTTTACCCCTTTATGTAACGAAGCGTTCTGCAATGTATTGTCTATTTGtttgaataaaagaaagaagatggAACTTATATGCAGAGTTCTCTTCTCATTGTTGAATGATGATTATATTCTGAGCAGTCTTCATGTTTGATTTTTGAAGCTGAAGAGTTGTTTGCTAGACGATTCTGAAACTCGAATCTGAGGGCTTCTTTGTTTTCTATGTTGAGTTAACTCTACTTGTTCGACCAAAAAAGCAGTGAGTTTAACATAATGACCTTATGTTGACTATGATTTGCTTGTTTTTCTTGTTCTAAGTAAGTGTTTTTGGCTTGATATACTAGTGCTGAAGGACTAGTATGAAATGTTGAGTTGGGACACAGATATTGAGTTGGTCTCTTGTAGTATAATCTGTAATATTTGGTGTTTGTGTCACAGGTTGAGTACATCTCGATTAATTCATGGAGTATCGCTACCTCATTCCAGCACACGTGCTAGTAACTCTGTCCTCCATAGTTGGAAATTgcttattgtttttgtttttgctgAAATTTGAACCTCGGCTGAGTTATTCAGTACCTGTGCTGGTGCGAGTCAACATGTATCGAGTAAAATACTTCAAGTTTTTGTTGGGACAAGATTTGACAATGTccaccaatttttttaaatctagtTTATTAGCTCATTAGTTAGGTAAGAGTAGAAGTGACAATACAAAAtgtttagtgattttttttgtttctttgttttgtgCTTATCAGTGACTTGGATTCTATCTTTTAATAGTGGTCTTGGTTGgcttttttctttgatcttgATGGCTTTAACATTTGCTTTTAAGTCAGTTCCTGTAGATGACACTGAACTTTTGTTGTGTTGTGCATTTTATAAACCTTATTGTTTGTgaattatatcaattttatactagatttttttacatattagtCAAAGGCGGCTGCACTCATATACTATATATGTATTTCTCTGAGTGGCTGCTATTTTCTCATGGTGTCACTAATATGTGTGTTGTTTGCTAGTTTATGGTCACATATGATGATGACAATAATGAGTGATTTTAAATGATTTACTTGCTTTGACTCATTGCATAGTTTCAAGGTTCAGGTTGTTCGGTGTACGAAACATTTTACATGAATGCAAGGTGTCCTACTCCTAGGGtatgtgttttacttgtagGTGGCTTGCCTCGACACAAGTATTACTGTCGGTGACACAAGTAAATTATTGCTT
Coding sequences within it:
- the LOC101252121 gene encoding GATA transcription factor 1, translated to MKMEDLDPTACFMVDDDLLNFSLEDETVEEDDEKSTITSKDPLSYSSSSSTNPLVSLLPHPECVEEELEWLSNKDAFPAIEFGILSENPGMVFDHHSPVSVLENSSSTSHSSGNGVVSGNAYTSCCVNLKVPVNYPVRARSKRRRRRRRGGFADMPSEHCLPVTQPSFKNVKQREPLLSLPMNSAKSAASIGRRCQHCGADKTPQWRAGPLGPKTLCNACGVRYKSGRLLPEYRPANSPTFSAAAHSNSHRKVLEMRKHKIGVGGMLIHEACGYRVGQ